GCAAGCGCCCAGCACAAGCCTGCCGGGAATATCAGTTGGCCGAGAGTGTGTTGTCGCGCTGGCGCAAAGAGTACGAGGAGCGTGGCGAAGCGGCTTTTACGCCCAAAGAAGGTGGGCAGCCCAGCGCGCTGGAAGCCCGCATCGCCGAGTTGGAACGGTTCTGCGGGCAGTTAGCCTTGGAGAAT
This region of Ktedonobacterales bacterium genomic DNA includes:
- a CDS encoding transposase — translated: MPGRTFSRDFKLEVVRQVAEGRKRPAQACREYQLAESVLSRWRKEYEERGEAAFTPKEGGQPSALEARIAELERFCGQLALEN